The proteins below come from a single Deltaproteobacteria bacterium genomic window:
- a CDS encoding EAL domain-containing protein, translating to MARGHPGPSSRGARQSSEPVLTPKGTESMTSEDQNLSDNLARTGLSRYEEIFLRAPVGIFQTTPNGRFKDMNPRFAKIFGWPSVEAMYEDVTDIRTQLHAEESTFDAFGAELDTHGRVDDYRLPMLRRDGTRFWASVTAIQVTDDQGRFMGTDGFLMDCTEQVALEEALQENEANFRVLTNSTSCAIFILQDGFCRYMNPSGAALCGRTLTDLSRKPFSRIFSEDNLSRYEEFLGNIQNLGGLETGRPLELPVRRPDGEDRWMETRIRPILFNGEPSLLVTAFDITDRKEDERVSMTLFRISNAVSVTRDIQDLYAFIFKILQEMTSAPNFFIGLVDEENDRIVFPFYHDERDEYINIENISDPNTKSLVLHVLRTSKTLWATRDEIGQLLQDGVLDVIGSFPAVWVGVPLNIKGKILGVLAVQDYENPNRFKKRDVDLIVSISEQIGMAIERKIYEDQLTHMALHDELTGLPNRALFLERLDRALARAKRRGDYLFSVIMLDLDRFKTINDGHGHMVGDMLLREIGQRLPAVLRNMDTMARLGGDEFAILLEELRSPRETILVVKRIRQMMARPLTIDGQPLHTSASIGIVLETEGYERAEDLLRDADIAMYQAKDLGRDRFRVFNRRMHDRAVELMTLEAMLRDALRTNEIHAAFQPILSSSGTRLDGFEALARWTHAEKGPIPPSEFIPVAEESGLIIPLGESILRQACSDMSRWIEIFPALGGAYVSVNLSPVQLNMANFSDRLQRILEESGLPPANLKLEITETALMANPDVGLATLKLFHGLGIRLSIDDFGTGYSSLSYLQRFPVRTIKIDRSFVEGLGLEAENYEIVRAIVALSHSLNMDVVAEGVEKRRQLDILDSLACESVQGFLFARPMGRFETEVYLRNLLGISDEN from the coding sequence ATGGCTCGGGGTCACCCCGGTCCTTCGTCTCGTGGAGCCCGCCAGTCTTCAGAACCCGTTCTCACCCCGAAAGGAACGGAATCCATGACCTCCGAAGACCAAAATCTTTCGGACAATCTCGCCCGGACCGGCCTGTCCCGCTACGAGGAAATTTTTCTTCGGGCCCCGGTGGGCATCTTCCAGACCACCCCGAACGGCCGCTTCAAGGACATGAATCCCCGCTTCGCCAAAATCTTCGGATGGCCGTCCGTCGAGGCCATGTACGAAGACGTCACCGACATTCGCACCCAGCTCCATGCCGAAGAATCGACCTTTGACGCCTTTGGGGCCGAACTCGACACGCACGGTCGGGTCGACGACTACCGTCTACCCATGCTCCGTCGGGACGGAACCCGATTCTGGGCCTCGGTGACCGCTATCCAGGTCACCGACGACCAGGGCCGGTTCATGGGCACCGACGGCTTTCTCATGGACTGCACGGAACAGGTCGCTCTGGAAGAGGCCCTTCAGGAGAACGAGGCCAACTTTCGGGTCCTGACCAACAGTACCTCCTGCGCCATCTTCATCCTCCAGGACGGATTCTGCCGATACATGAACCCATCAGGGGCCGCCCTATGCGGACGCACCCTGACCGACCTCTCCCGAAAACCCTTCTCCCGAATCTTCTCCGAAGATAACCTCTCCCGGTACGAGGAATTTCTGGGCAACATCCAAAATCTTGGCGGCCTGGAGACCGGACGGCCCTTGGAGCTTCCGGTCCGCCGCCCCGACGGTGAAGATCGCTGGATGGAGACCCGGATTCGCCCCATTCTCTTCAACGGTGAGCCGAGCCTTTTGGTCACGGCCTTCGACATCACCGACCGCAAGGAGGACGAACGAGTCTCCATGACCCTGTTTCGAATCTCCAACGCCGTCTCGGTCACCAGGGACATCCAGGATCTGTACGCCTTCATCTTCAAGATCCTCCAGGAGATGACCTCCGCCCCGAATTTCTTCATCGGGCTGGTGGATGAAGAAAACGATCGAATTGTCTTCCCCTTCTACCACGACGAACGCGACGAATACATCAACATCGAGAACATCAGCGATCCCAACACCAAGAGTCTGGTCCTCCATGTCCTCAGGACCAGTAAAACCCTCTGGGCCACCCGGGACGAGATCGGCCAGCTCTTGCAGGACGGTGTTTTGGACGTCATCGGCTCCTTTCCTGCCGTTTGGGTCGGAGTGCCCCTGAACATCAAGGGCAAGATCCTGGGCGTCCTGGCCGTGCAGGACTATGAGAACCCGAATCGGTTCAAAAAGCGCGACGTGGACCTCATCGTCTCCATCTCCGAACAGATCGGGATGGCCATAGAGCGCAAGATATACGAGGACCAATTGACCCACATGGCCCTCCACGACGAGCTGACCGGACTGCCCAACCGGGCACTGTTCCTGGAGCGCCTCGACCGGGCCCTGGCCAGGGCCAAGCGCCGCGGCGACTATCTCTTCTCCGTGATCATGCTCGACTTGGATCGCTTCAAGACAATCAACGACGGGCACGGACACATGGTCGGAGACATGCTCCTGCGCGAAATAGGCCAAAGGTTGCCGGCCGTTCTCCGGAACATGGACACCATGGCCCGGCTGGGAGGCGACGAATTCGCCATCCTGCTGGAGGAACTCAGGTCGCCCCGCGAGACAATCCTTGTGGTCAAGCGAATCCGTCAAATGATGGCCAGACCCTTGACCATTGACGGCCAGCCCCTCCACACCAGCGCCAGCATCGGCATCGTTCTGGAGACCGAGGGCTACGAGCGGGCCGAGGACCTTCTGCGGGACGCCGACATCGCCATGTACCAAGCCAAGGATCTGGGCAGGGACAGGTTCCGGGTCTTCAATCGACGCATGCACGACCGGGCCGTGGAGCTCATGACCCTGGAGGCCATGCTCCGTGACGCCCTGCGCACGAACGAGATCCACGCCGCATTCCAGCCCATTTTGTCCTCATCGGGCACGCGCCTGGACGGCTTCGAGGCCCTGGCCCGCTGGACCCATGCGGAAAAAGGCCCCATCCCGCCCTCCGAGTTCATTCCCGTGGCTGAGGAGAGCGGCCTGATCATCCCTCTGGGCGAGAGCATCCTTCGCCAGGCCTGCTCGGACATGTCCCGATGGATAGAGATATTTCCCGCCCTGGGCGGAGCCTACGTGTCCGTTAACCTTTCCCCGGTCCAGCTCAACATGGCCAACTTCTCTGACCGCCTCCAGCGGATCCTTGAGGAGTCCGGCCTGCCTCCGGCCAATCTAAAGCTCGAGATCACCGAAACGGCCCTCATGGCCAACCCCGACGTGGGCCTGGCCACTCTGAAACTCTTCCACGGCCTGGGAATCCGGTTGTCCATCGACGACTTTGGAACCGGGTATTCGTCCCTGTCCTACCTCCAGCGATTTCCGGTCCGGACCATCAAGATCGACCGGTCCTTCGTCGAGGGCCTGGGTCTGGAAGCGGAGAATTACGAAATTGTCCGGGCCATCGTGGCCCTGTCCCACAGCCTGAACATGGACGTAGTGGCCGAAGGGGTCGAGAAGCGCCGGCAGCTCGATATCCTAGACTCCCTTGCCTGCGAAAGCGTCCAGGGCTTCCTTTTCGCCCGCCCCATGGGCCGGTTCGAGACCGAAGTCTATCTGCGAAACCTGCTCGGAATCAGCGACGAAAATTGA
- a CDS encoding phenylacetate--CoA ligase family protein, with protein MNRQEGPMPVSARVAKQMTRSDLEQVQLERLQATLNRIRKHVAFYGRMFNEHGFDPDRFDTLADLGRIPFTTEADLISAYPYGMFCRPLREVIRVHSTTGRGEKPIVVGSTEQDLKSGARLLARIMASYGLGGEDVFQITLNYGLGTWAFGFHDAARELGASTIPTSVGKSERQVRTMRDFGTSCLVATPGYALTLLGTMERMGLTPSELRLKTLLLTGEPWPEGLRERLEDGFQARAFDIYGLSAVSGPGIAAQCPESLALHVQEDMFLAEIVDPDSGRAMPPGEWGELVLTTLAKEALPLLRYRTGDRARFLPDPCPSGHVFRCLDRIDGRVDDMFIVKGINIAPERIDSLLSGTLGGPVTWEAEIEGFGPGQALILRIGINDSLFFDQMKRQRDLVDRLRHDFSQWLGVTPVLRLVEPASLQNPFSPRKERNP; from the coding sequence ATGAACCGACAGGAGGGACCGATGCCCGTCAGCGCCCGGGTCGCAAAACAGATGACCCGCTCCGATCTCGAGCAAGTGCAGCTCGAACGTCTTCAGGCCACCCTGAACCGAATTCGCAAGCATGTGGCCTTTTACGGCCGAATGTTCAACGAGCACGGTTTTGACCCGGACCGCTTTGACACCCTGGCCGATCTGGGCCGGATACCATTCACCACCGAGGCCGATCTCATCTCGGCCTATCCCTACGGGATGTTCTGCCGTCCCCTGCGGGAAGTCATCCGCGTCCACAGCACCACCGGCCGAGGGGAAAAGCCCATCGTCGTCGGCTCCACCGAGCAGGACCTCAAGAGCGGGGCCAGGCTGCTGGCCAGGATCATGGCCAGCTACGGCCTGGGCGGCGAAGACGTCTTCCAGATCACCCTCAACTACGGCCTCGGCACCTGGGCCTTCGGCTTTCACGACGCGGCCCGGGAACTCGGAGCATCGACAATCCCGACCTCCGTCGGCAAATCCGAACGGCAGGTCCGAACCATGCGCGACTTCGGAACCTCCTGCCTGGTGGCCACCCCGGGCTATGCCCTGACCCTTTTGGGCACCATGGAGCGCATGGGGCTGACTCCTTCGGAGCTGCGCCTCAAGACCCTGCTTCTGACCGGAGAACCCTGGCCCGAAGGTCTCCGGGAGCGGCTTGAAGACGGATTTCAGGCCCGGGCCTTCGACATCTACGGTCTGAGCGCCGTTTCCGGCCCGGGCATAGCCGCCCAATGCCCCGAGTCTTTGGCCCTGCACGTCCAGGAGGACATGTTCCTGGCCGAAATCGTCGATCCGGACTCGGGCAGGGCCATGCCACCTGGCGAGTGGGGCGAGTTGGTTCTGACCACCCTGGCCAAGGAGGCTCTGCCCCTGCTCCGATATCGGACCGGCGACCGGGCCCGGTTCCTGCCCGATCCATGCCCCTCGGGACACGTCTTCCGCTGTCTGGACCGCATCGACGGCCGGGTTGACGACATGTTCATCGTCAAGGGCATCAACATCGCCCCGGAACGGATCGACAGCCTGCTCTCCGGAACCCTGGGCGGACCAGTGACCTGGGAGGCCGAGATCGAGGGATTCGGCCCGGGCCAGGCACTCATCCTGCGGATCGGCATCAACGATAGTCTCTTCTTCGATCAGATGAAGCGCCAGCGCGATCTTGTCGACCGCCTGCGCCACGACTTCTCCCAATGGCTCGGGGTCACCCCGGTCCTTCGTCTCGTGGAGCCCGCCAGTCTTCAGAACCCGTTCTCACCCCGAAAGGAACGGAATCCATGA